In Deinococcus carri, the sequence GGAACTGGGCTACCAGAACGACGAGGGCGTGGCGCGCGCCGAGAACAGCCGCCGGGGCGTGGGGGGCTTTCGCGTGCGCCAGACCCTCAAACGCCGGGGCGTGGAGGAAGGCCTGATAGCGGAAACACTCGCCGCCCGCGACCCCGGAGAGGAACAGGCCGACGCCCTGGCCCTGCTGGAGCGCCGCTGGCCCAGCCTGGCCCGCAAGCGCGACCCGCGCGCCAGTGCCTACGCCTTCCTGGCCCGGCGCGGCTTCGCGGGGTCGGCCATCTGGGCGGCCATCCACGAGATGAGCGGCCGGGCGGAGGACCTGCCGGACACCGGGGAGGCTCCGGGGGAGGACTTTCCCGACCCCGAGTGACGCTTGACACCCCCCAGGGGGCCGCGTAGACTACCCCACGCACTGGAAGCAGGCGACAGCACCTGCCTGGAGCCGTGGTTGATCGGGGCGTAGCGCAGCCTGGTAGCGCACTTCGTTCGGGACGAAGGGGTCGGAGGTTCGAATCCTCTCGCCCCGACCACGCAGGAAGCCTCCCCTCTTGGCGGGAGGCTTTTTTCATGGCGGCCCCTTCCTTTTTCCTGACCACCGGGAGTGACCCTATGCGCGTGTTCGCCATCGCCGACCTGCACCTCGCCACCGTGACGCCCAAGCCGATGACGGTCTTCGGGCCGAACTGGGCCGGGCACCCGGAGCTGATTTTCGAGCGCTGGCGCGAGGAGGTGCGCCCCGAGGACCTGGTGCTGCTGCCCGGCGACCTCTCCTGGGCGATGCGGCTGCCCGACGCGCTGGTGGATCTGGCCCCGGTGGCGGCGCTGCCGGGCACCAAGGTGCTGCTGCGCGGCAACCACGACTACTGGTGGACGGGGGCCGGCAAGCTGCGCGCCGCCCTGCCCCCCGGCATGTACGCCCTCCAGAACGACGCGCTGCGCTTCGGCAACGTGGTGGTGTGCGGCACGCGCGGCTGGCTCACGCCCGGCCACGAGCCGCTGAGCGAAGACGACGAGCGCCTGCTGAACCGCGAGGCCGAGCGCCTGCGCCTGAGCGTGCAGGCCGCCGCCCGGCTGCGGCAACCCGGCGACCACCTGATCCTGATGCTGCACTACCCGCCCGCCAGCCCCCCCTATCCGCCCAACGCCCTGACCCCGGTGATCGAGTCGGCCCGGCCCGACCTGATCGTGTACGGCCACCTGCACGGTGTGAACCCGGAACGGGTGCCGCGCCACATCGGCGGCATTCCCGCCTTTCTGGTGGCGGCGGACGGTCTGAAGTTCCGGCCCCGGCTGCTGCTGGAGACCGGGGAGGGGAAGGGTCAAACCGTCTGACGGTATGACCGTCAAACGGCTG encodes:
- a CDS encoding RecX family transcriptional regulator codes for the protein MTAEGARTPEERQKARDDLLAYAFRALSGRALTEAELRTRLLRRTEDRALAEEVLARVQELGYQNDEGVARAENSRRGVGGFRVRQTLKRRGVEEGLIAETLAARDPGEEQADALALLERRWPSLARKRDPRASAYAFLARRGFAGSAIWAAIHEMSGRAEDLPDTGEAPGEDFPDPE
- a CDS encoding metallophosphoesterase, translating into MAAPSFFLTTGSDPMRVFAIADLHLATVTPKPMTVFGPNWAGHPELIFERWREEVRPEDLVLLPGDLSWAMRLPDALVDLAPVAALPGTKVLLRGNHDYWWTGAGKLRAALPPGMYALQNDALRFGNVVVCGTRGWLTPGHEPLSEDDERLLNREAERLRLSVQAAARLRQPGDHLILMLHYPPASPPYPPNALTPVIESARPDLIVYGHLHGVNPERVPRHIGGIPAFLVAADGLKFRPRLLLETGEGKGQTV